The DNA segment AAGAAGTATTGACAGACAAAATTTTATCGGAAAAACAAAAGAAAGTTGGTAACTTGTTTTTAGTCGCATCCGAAGAAGGACTCATTTAAAGTTTTTATGCATTTTATCATGGCAATTGAAAACGATCCAAATTCTTCCCAAGATTTGGAAAACATCTTTCTTGGATTAAGACAAAGAGTTGTCATTACAAAGTTTTCCCAAACTGTCCAAGAGTATGTAAAATCTTCAAATCCAGACATCATTCTCATGGGTTTGACCTTCAAAGATAAAAAAGAATTAGAATTCATCTTGGAATTACGGCGTGATGTTATCACTCATAACATTCCAATATTAGCAATGATCCCAAAGGAAGATACAAACTTCATTGCTAATCATAAAAAACTTGGATTTACTGACTTTATTGTAAAACCGTTAGCCAAACAATCTTTACTCGATAGAATCCATTCTCATATCGAAGAATATAAGTTTAGTGAATCTTCAAAAACTCGTGACAATGTATCCTTTGTAGTTGTTGACCGTGGACAGGATCGTGTTTTATTCCAATGCCGTGCGAATCTAAAAAGATATGTTTTTCCCGAATTTAAAAAAATATTCACACTCAATTTTTTAAAATCCATTCACACTGAAAGAATCTGTTTTGATGTTCGTGTAGTTCCTGAGCTTGGAAAAGAAGAAGTAGAAGTTTTTGAACGTGTAATTAAAATTTTTCAGAATCATGAGAAGGTAATCTTCATAGCAGGCCGACATATGGGAGCCTTCATTGAACATTCAACTGATGATGAAAAAATGTTGGTTTTTATGGCTCCAAACGAATTCGATGAATACGTTAAAATGGAAGAATTAAAAAAGGAAGAACTTCGTAAAAAAGAGAAAAAGGAAAAATTTACAAAAGACTCAAACAAAGGACCAAGTCAAAACAATCCTGTTCCTCCAACTAATTTAGGTGATGTGAAGATTGAAATTAACACCAATCCTGAAGCAAATCCAGCAACAAATTTGAACGAATCTAATCCTACAGAAAATCTTCAATCTCCAAAAGAAAAAGAAACTTCGGATCCAATTCCTGGGCCGGAACAAGCGGAAAATTCAAAATAGAACATTCAAAAAAAATCGTAATTTAAGAAGAGAAACATGAACTACAAACGAGAAGTAATCGATCTACCAAATGGCAAAGGAGAAATCATTCGTTTTCAAATGAATGAACAAAACTCTTTAACTGGCCAAAACATGCGTGATCTTGGTGAGATTTTAAAAGAAATCAAAGCAGATCCAACCAAACGAGGTGTGATTTTAGGAACAGACAATCCGAAGTTTTTTTGCAATGGATTAGATGCAGAAAATCTACTCTCAACACCTAGAAACAAACTGATTGATGAAGTTGGCGGCATTGTCATTTTATTTGGTGAGATGGTTCAATTTGATAAACCACTCATTACTGAAGTAACAGGTTATGCTATGGGTGGTGGTGCGGTGATTACAGTTGCATCAGACTTCAAATATATGTTAGATGGAAAATGTCGTATTGGATTTACAGAAGTGAATGTAGGTCTACCACTTCCAGCAAGTTTTATTGATCGAATCAAAATGTGTGTGGAACCAAGGTATTGGGCAGAAGTCTGTTTAGAAGGAACGATCTACAAAGCACCTGAAGCTAAAAAAATTGGTTTGATTGATGAGATTGCTTCTTCTCAAGAAGAAGTAAGAAAACTATCACTTAAAAAGTTAGAGGCACTTGCAAAAGTTCCTTCGTCTGCATACCGTGCGACAAAAAATACTCTCAACGCCGCTCTACTTCGAAATTTGGAACAGTATAAAATTGACACGACCAAATCTTTTGAACAACCAGGAGTTGTAGAAAATCTACTAGAAGCAATGACTGCATTAAAGGAAAAAAGAAGACCTGTTTTCCAATAATTAAAATTGATGGAAATAATGGGGAAGATTTCTAATCCCCTTATTTCTTATAAGTGTTTTCACCATAGATGCCGAAAATTATAGTGAAATCTGATGTTGCGTTCTTTCGTATTTGTCCTCATAACTAGTTTTTTTCCGATCTTAGCAATATCTTCTTCTGATTTCCCACCAGGATTTGTTTTAAAGAACCCTTATGTATGGCCAGTGAAAGGATATGATTCCATAACAGGTGCCTTTGGTGAATTTCGAACGGGACATTTTCATATGGGACAGGATTTTTCTACCGGTGGTAGGATTGGAGTTCCAATACTTGCTGTGGCAAAAGGAAAAGTCACGCGTGTACAAAGAAGATGGACTAGCATTGGTTATGCGCTATTTTTACAGCATGATGATGGAATGACATCACGTTATGGACACCTTCACAAATTTGCACCGAAGGTTGTAAAACAAATCTTAAAATCAAAACAATCAAAACGATTCAAAGATAGAACTGATTTTGACATAGCACTTCCAGAACCTGTTGAAGTAGAAGCAGGAGAAACCATTGCTTTTTCTGGTGATACAGGAGTTGGTCCACCTCACCTACATTTCGAATTATTCAAAGACAATGTGTATTACAATCCAATGCACTTTGGACTAGGTTACAATGCTGCAGAACCAATCGTGTTTAATACGTTAAGGATCACTCCCCAAACTCCACGAACTTTCATCAACGGTAGAAATGAAACGATAGAAATTCCTTTTTATGAAACGAGTGGAAACCGATTTGAATTGTCTGAA comes from the Leptospira ellinghausenii genome and includes:
- a CDS encoding response regulator, which translates into the protein MHFIMAIENDPNSSQDLENIFLGLRQRVVITKFSQTVQEYVKSSNPDIILMGLTFKDKKELEFILELRRDVITHNIPILAMIPKEDTNFIANHKKLGFTDFIVKPLAKQSLLDRIHSHIEEYKFSESSKTRDNVSFVVVDRGQDRVLFQCRANLKRYVFPEFKKIFTLNFLKSIHTERICFDVRVVPELGKEEVEVFERVIKIFQNHEKVIFIAGRHMGAFIEHSTDDEKMLVFMAPNEFDEYVKMEELKKEELRKKEKKEKFTKDSNKGPSQNNPVPPTNLGDVKIEINTNPEANPATNLNESNPTENLQSPKEKETSDPIPGPEQAENSK
- a CDS encoding enoyl-CoA hydratase/isomerase family protein — its product is MNYKREVIDLPNGKGEIIRFQMNEQNSLTGQNMRDLGEILKEIKADPTKRGVILGTDNPKFFCNGLDAENLLSTPRNKLIDEVGGIVILFGEMVQFDKPLITEVTGYAMGGGAVITVASDFKYMLDGKCRIGFTEVNVGLPLPASFIDRIKMCVEPRYWAEVCLEGTIYKAPEAKKIGLIDEIASSQEEVRKLSLKKLEALAKVPSSAYRATKNTLNAALLRNLEQYKIDTTKSFEQPGVVENLLEAMTALKEKRRPVFQ